TTCGATAAACCGTTTATTGCCATCTGCAACTCTTATATAGATATTATTCCTGGCCACGTCCATTTGCAAGAGTTTGGTAAGATCGTAAAAGAAGCCGTTCGTGAAGCAGGCGGTGTTCCTTTTGAGTTTAACACAATTGGAGTAGATGACGGAATTGCCATGGGGCATATCGGGATGAGGTATTCTTTACCAAGCCGAGAATTGATTGCTGATAGTTTAGAAACAGTAGTTTCGGCTCATTGGTTTGATGGTCTTATCTGTATTCCGAATTGTGACAAAATTACACCAGGCATGATTATGGGAGCTTTACGTGTTAATATTCCAACCATTTTTGTCACAGGTGGTCCAATGAAAGCAGGAAAAACTAGCGATGGACGCTCAATCTCCCTCTCTTCCGTTTTTGAAGGCGTAGGAGCCCATCAGGCAGGTCTGATTGATGATGATAAGCTGTTGGAATTAGAACAATATGGCTGTCCAAGCTGCGGTTCCTGTTCAGGCATGTTTACAGCTAATTCAATGAACTGCTTGGCTGAAGCATTGGGAATTGCCCTCCCAGGAAACGGCACAATTTTAGCTACCTCTCCCAAACGTCGTGAACTTGTTACATCTACTGCAAGTGCCCTAATGCACTTAATTAAACATGATATCAAAATGCGCGATATTGTTACCAAGGACGCACTAGATGATGCCTTTGCTTTAGATATGGCGATGGGCGGGTCTACAAATACTGTTCTGCATACATTAGCGCTCGCCCATGAAGCCGGCTTTGAATATCCGATAGAAAGAATCAATCAGGTAGCTGAACGCGCACCACACCTATGCAAGTTAGCTCCTGCCTCCGATTATCATATCGAGGATTGCCACAATGCTGGCGGCGTATCGGCCATTTTACGGGAGCTCATGAAACGTGAAGGAATCCTGCATCCTGATCGCATTACTGTAACTGGTAAGACACTACGTGAGAATGTAGCTGAAGCAGCGATTTTAGATGAAGCTGTGATACATCCTCTTGATAAACCTTACAGTGAACGCGGGGGACTTGCTGTTCTGTTTGGAAATTTAGCCCCAGAAGGCTCCATCATTAAAACGGGAGCCGTGGACCCTTCCATTAAAAAACATGTGGGGCCAGCTATTTGCTTCGACTCTCAAGAGGAAGCTTTAGAAGGCATCGCAAACGGAAAAATTAAAGAAGGACATGTTGTGGTTATTCGTTATGAAGGACCAAAAGGCGGACCAGGTATGCCGGAGATGCTCGCACCCACTTCTCAGATTGTCGGGATGGGGCTTGGTACTAAGGTAGCTCTCGTAACAGACGGACGTTTCTCCGGCGCTTCCCGAGGAATTAGTATTGGTCACGTTTCCCCCGAAGCAGCCGAAGCCGGACCGATTGCATTTGTCCATGATGGGGATATCATCAGCATAAATATGGAAGCACGTACCATGCAGCTAGAAATTTCTGACGTGGAAATGGCAAAACGCAAAGAAAGCTGGGCAGGATTCGAACCAAAAGTAAAAACAGGCTATCTTGCTCGTTATTCTAAGCTAGTCACCAATGCATCAACTGGCGGCGTATTAAAAATTTAACGTTGAAATCCAGACTCCCCTATGAAGAGGGAGTCTTTTTCATCCGGAACAAAAAGAATGGCAACAAAATTAACTTGAAACCAGCGTCCATGCATAATAAAGTAGAAGAGTTAGACCCGATGAATTGCAAATGCTCGCAAGGAGGTTTTTATGCGTTTACGCAATATCCCTGGTGCAGAAGATATGCTGCGCCAATTTCCAACCTATGTAGATAATCCTAGTCAATATAAGGGAAAATGGTCAGACTGCTTTGGCAATAACAATCCGATTCATGTTGAGATTGGCAGTGGTAAAGGACGTTTTATTAATACATTGGCAGCTCGCTTTCCTTCCATCAACTTTATCGCAATCGAGTTAAAAGCAGAAGTGCTGTATCGCACAGCCCAACGTACGGAACAAAAGGAAATTCCTAATTTAAAATTGGTTCAATTTGATGCTTTCAAAATTACAGAACTGTTTGAGCAAGAGGAATTAGATCGTATTTACTTAAACTTTAGTGATCCATGGCCGAAAAAACGTCACAGCAAACGCCGCCTGACGCATTTCTCCTTTTTGCGCCAATATCGAGCTGTGCTAAAACAAGATGGAGAAATTCATGTAAAAACAGATAATCAACATCTGTTTGAATTCTCTCTCAATCAATTCGCTAACGAACTGTTTCAATTACGCCATATCACATTTGATCTTCATTCATCCGAACAGGCTGCAACGAATGTGATGACTGAATATGAAGAACGTTTTTCCAATCGCGGACAACACATCTTCCGCACAGAGGCTCTTTGTAAGCCAATAGCACCCACCAATTAATCATTATTCTTATTTACCGTATAACGTCTTGAGCGAAGCAATCATTCTTTTGGAATGGTTGCTTTTTTTGTATATATTCACCATAATGTCAAAAATATTTCAAATATAAAGATATATCAATTATATTTATCTGAAAAATAAAACAACTAATAAATTGGGAATAGTTACTTGCACTTTCTTGCACGCAAGCTGTTTCATTTTCTCAAAATTAGTGTAAAATTTCCTAAGTAAGCAATAAAAACCCAAGTATTAATGTGTTAACTAGTTTTAACCAGTATATATTTTCCATTAATTGCTTATAATATATGATGAATTGTATATTTTACAAAATTTTAAAATTTATTGAACAGCACTTTTTCAGCAGATAACTACTTTACAAATCAAATAAAAAGAGTAAAATA
The nucleotide sequence above comes from Brevibacillus laterosporus LMG 15441. Encoded proteins:
- the ilvD gene encoding dihydroxy-acid dehydratase, which gives rise to MRQRSDMIKKGFDRAPHRSLLRAAGVRDEDFDKPFIAICNSYIDIIPGHVHLQEFGKIVKEAVREAGGVPFEFNTIGVDDGIAMGHIGMRYSLPSRELIADSLETVVSAHWFDGLICIPNCDKITPGMIMGALRVNIPTIFVTGGPMKAGKTSDGRSISLSSVFEGVGAHQAGLIDDDKLLELEQYGCPSCGSCSGMFTANSMNCLAEALGIALPGNGTILATSPKRRELVTSTASALMHLIKHDIKMRDIVTKDALDDAFALDMAMGGSTNTVLHTLALAHEAGFEYPIERINQVAERAPHLCKLAPASDYHIEDCHNAGGVSAILRELMKREGILHPDRITVTGKTLRENVAEAAILDEAVIHPLDKPYSERGGLAVLFGNLAPEGSIIKTGAVDPSIKKHVGPAICFDSQEEALEGIANGKIKEGHVVVIRYEGPKGGPGMPEMLAPTSQIVGMGLGTKVALVTDGRFSGASRGISIGHVSPEAAEAGPIAFVHDGDIISINMEARTMQLEISDVEMAKRKESWAGFEPKVKTGYLARYSKLVTNASTGGVLKI
- the trmB gene encoding tRNA (guanosine(46)-N7)-methyltransferase TrmB; translation: MRLRNIPGAEDMLRQFPTYVDNPSQYKGKWSDCFGNNNPIHVEIGSGKGRFINTLAARFPSINFIAIELKAEVLYRTAQRTEQKEIPNLKLVQFDAFKITELFEQEELDRIYLNFSDPWPKKRHSKRRLTHFSFLRQYRAVLKQDGEIHVKTDNQHLFEFSLNQFANELFQLRHITFDLHSSEQAATNVMTEYEERFSNRGQHIFRTEALCKPIAPTN